The Desmodus rotundus isolate HL8 chromosome 3, HLdesRot8A.1, whole genome shotgun sequence genome includes a region encoding these proteins:
- the LOC112297613 gene encoding large ribosomal subunit protein eL15-like yields MGTYKYIQELWRKKQSNVMLFLLMVHCWQYCQLSVLHRAPHPTRPDKAHRLGYKAKQGYAIYQIRVHHGGCKRTVPKGATYGKPVHHGVNKLKFARSLKFIAEEKAGCHYGTPRVLNSYRAAEDSTYKFFEVIIIDPFQKSIRRNPGTQWITKPVHKHREMCGLTSVGHKSHGLGKSHKFHHTIGGFHCAAWRRSDTLQIHCYH; encoded by the coding sequence ATGGGTACTTACAAGTACATCCAGGAGCTATGGAGGAAGAAGCAGTCCAATGTGATGCTCTTCCTTCTCATGGTGCACTGCTGGCAGTACTGCCAGCTCTCTGTGCTCCACAGGGCTCCCCACCCTACCAGACCTGATAAAGCACATAGGCTGGGATACAAGGCCAAGCAAGGTTATGCCATATATCAGATTCGTGTTCATCATGGTGGCTGCAAACGCACTGTTCCTAAGGGTGCAACCTATGGCAAGCCTGTCCATCATGGTGTTAACAAGCTGAAGTTTGCCCGAAGCCTTAAGTTTATTGCTGAGGAGAAAGCTGGGTGCCACTATGGGACTCCAAGGGTCCTGAATTCTTACAGGGCTGCTgaagattccacatacaagttctttgaggtTATCATCATTGATCCATTCCAAAAGTCTATCAGAAGGAATCCTGGCACCCAATGGATCACCAAACCAGTCCACAAGCACAGGGAGATGTGTGGGCTGACATCTGTAGGCCACAAGAGCCATGGCCTTGGAAAGAGCCACAAGTTCCACCACACTATTGGTGGTTTTCACTGTGCAGCTTGGAGAAGGAGCGATACTCTCCAGATCCACTGTTACCACTAA